One Deinococcus aerophilus DNA window includes the following coding sequences:
- a CDS encoding ion transporter, whose amino-acid sequence MPAPQPRPAPAPLDDELKSARLTTLAQLDALLDRPMIVLSFAWLGLLVLDLMRGLPPLLQVVSNVIWGLFVLDFLLSVTLAPDKSEYFRRNWLTALSLLLPALRILRAFRGLRALRILRATRGTNLLRILTSLNRGLHTLRRTLQRRGLGFVVGATALVALAGAAGMASFEAGEAGAPGGFGAWLYWVGMLLTSLGSEYWPVTPEGRALTFLLAVYGFAVFGYLTAALASLFIGADQAYPPDDDSDVNNEALRLELREVRGELAALRGMLGGALDRSR is encoded by the coding sequence ATGCCCGCTCCCCAGCCCCGGCCCGCGCCAGCGCCCCTCGACGACGAGCTGAAATCGGCCCGCCTGACCACCCTGGCCCAGCTGGACGCCCTGCTGGACCGGCCCATGATCGTCCTGAGCTTCGCGTGGCTGGGCCTGCTCGTGCTGGACCTGATGCGGGGCCTCCCGCCGCTGCTGCAGGTGGTCAGCAACGTGATCTGGGGGCTGTTCGTGCTGGACTTTCTGCTGTCGGTGACCCTGGCCCCCGACAAGTCCGAGTATTTCCGGCGCAACTGGCTGACCGCCCTGAGCCTGCTGCTGCCGGCGCTGCGCATCCTGCGGGCCTTCCGGGGACTGCGGGCGCTGCGGATCTTGAGGGCCACGCGCGGCACCAACCTGCTGCGGATTCTGACCAGCCTGAACCGGGGCCTGCACACGCTGCGCCGCACCCTGCAGCGCCGGGGGCTGGGATTTGTGGTGGGGGCCACCGCGCTGGTGGCGCTGGCCGGCGCGGCGGGCATGGCCTCGTTTGAGGCGGGCGAGGCCGGAGCGCCCGGCGGCTTCGGGGCGTGGCTGTACTGGGTGGGCATGCTCCTGACCAGCCTGGGCTCGGAGTACTGGCCGGTGACTCCCGAGGGCCGCGCCCTGACCTTCCTGCTCGCGGTGTACGGTTTTGCGGTCTTCGGCTACCTGACGGCGGCGCTGGCCAGCCTGTTTATCGGCGCAGATCAGGCGTATCCGCCCGACGATGACAGCGACGTCAACAACGAGGCCCTGCGGCTGGAGCTGCGCGAGGTGCGCGGCGAGCTCGCGGCGCTGCGCGGTATGTTGGGCGGTGCGTTGGACCGCAGCCGGTGA
- a CDS encoding M24 family metallopeptidase — MTSAPPDLARTSPVDRLRATLQPTELDGWLIYDFQGLNPHARRVLDLPAGAFLTRRFFVYVPRQGRAVLLHNHIEGGTWSEITRGWDIERRAFGSHQELDAALGAVVAGQRVAMEYSPDGAVPYVSRVDAGTVERVRAAGAREITSSADLLQSFLAWSPEDLTAHQRAAAVLMRAKDDAFWLIHERLKVGESISELEVQAKIMDAIAGAGMSAGHPVNVSFGVNAADSHYEPGGDKNAVLQPGQCVLIDLWAQEPGRPFADVTWVGYAGEPSAAYLEAWTAVCAARDTALKLLQERFDTEGWGQLQGWEPDRAARDAMGPVWGPHFLHRTGHDLGVQIHGAGANLDDYETRDTRRLTLGLAVTVEPGTYPAAQGFGIRTEVDVYLSAQGPHITTDLQRRPFVLGQGEWAAVRAAGYGEG, encoded by the coding sequence ATGACCTCTGCTCCGCCCGACCTGGCCCGGACCTCGCCCGTGGACCGCCTGCGCGCCACACTGCAGCCCACCGAACTGGACGGCTGGCTGATCTACGACTTCCAGGGCCTCAACCCGCACGCGCGGCGGGTGCTGGACCTGCCCGCGGGCGCGTTCCTGACGCGCCGGTTTTTTGTGTACGTGCCGCGCCAGGGCCGGGCGGTGCTGCTGCACAACCACATCGAGGGCGGCACCTGGAGCGAGATCACGCGCGGCTGGGACATTGAGCGCCGGGCCTTCGGCTCGCATCAGGAACTCGACGCCGCGCTGGGAGCGGTGGTCGCCGGACAGCGGGTGGCGATGGAATACAGCCCGGACGGGGCCGTGCCCTATGTCAGCCGGGTGGACGCCGGTACCGTGGAACGGGTGCGGGCGGCGGGAGCCCGCGAAATTACGAGCAGCGCCGACCTGCTGCAGTCCTTTCTGGCGTGGTCGCCGGAGGATCTGACAGCCCACCAGCGCGCCGCCGCCGTCCTTATGCGGGCCAAGGACGACGCCTTCTGGCTGATTCATGAACGCCTGAAGGTGGGCGAGAGCATCAGCGAACTGGAGGTGCAGGCCAAGATCATGGACGCCATCGCGGGAGCGGGCATGTCCGCCGGGCACCCGGTCAACGTGAGCTTCGGGGTGAACGCCGCCGACTCGCACTATGAACCCGGTGGAGACAAGAACGCCGTGCTGCAGCCGGGCCAGTGCGTGTTGATCGACCTGTGGGCGCAGGAACCGGGCCGCCCCTTTGCCGATGTGACCTGGGTGGGCTATGCGGGCGAGCCGTCTGCCGCCTACCTGGAGGCCTGGACGGCGGTCTGCGCGGCGCGGGATACGGCCCTGAAGCTGCTGCAGGAGCGTTTTGACACCGAAGGCTGGGGCCAGTTGCAGGGCTGGGAACCCGACCGGGCTGCGCGGGACGCGATGGGCCCGGTGTGGGGCCCCCACTTCCTGCACCGCACCGGCCACGACCTGGGCGTGCAGATTCACGGCGCGGGCGCCAATCTGGACGACTACGAGACCCGCGACACCCGCCGGCTGACCCTCGGACTGGCCGTGACCGTGGAACCCGGCACCTACCCCGCCGCGCAGGGCTTTGGCATCCGTACCGAGGTGGAC